A genomic stretch from Candidatus Krumholzibacteriota bacterium includes:
- a CDS encoding ABC transporter substrate-binding protein, producing MKQGITRISRKAAWPASAIVLSFLILAACADRTRLPVIRLALQTEPTTLDPVLAVDYSSGTLTSMIHSNLVRFDDRGKIIPALSKSWTISEDGLVYTFILGRSGFSNGRRVTSSDVLFSFKRLLDPATASPRWWVLNPLAGAGDYHRGGVFDGSSILAPDDSTVVLILDHPVAHFLSLLSMPPAGIVCEEQVRGAGVDYGRDPCGSGPWKLSAWREGDELVLDRNLHSSEYNRDVEGVSFRIIPESMTRIAEFETGSLDILEVPRAELDIWRSAGMRLLEKEELRVVYIGLNNCMYPFNDVRVRQALNHAIDVETIIARVLFGAAKRSCGPVPPGLKGNPRDEERYAYDPDKARDLLSSAGLEDGFTMEIWQRENPESGRILESVQGYLSRVGIDVKIVTREWGAFKEAVDKGTPDAFYLDWFADYPDRENFLTPLFHSANRGGGGNRSGYASMAVDSLLSLAVLCGDYRARNDIYRRAEKMIYDDAPWIFLWFPVRYEVVSYRLDRYEIPLIFTSRLFLETRFR from the coding sequence TTGAAACAAGGTATTACTAGGATATCTCGAAAAGCGGCATGGCCCGCCTCGGCGATCGTATTGTCATTTTTGATTCTCGCGGCCTGCGCGGACCGGACCCGGCTGCCTGTCATAAGGCTGGCTCTGCAGACTGAGCCGACGACTCTTGATCCCGTCCTCGCCGTCGATTATTCCTCGGGGACCCTGACCTCCATGATACACTCCAATCTCGTCCGGTTCGACGACCGGGGAAAGATCATTCCGGCGCTCTCAAAAAGCTGGACTATTTCGGAAGACGGTCTCGTCTACACCTTTATCCTCGGTCGGAGCGGGTTTTCCAACGGAAGGCGCGTCACATCGAGCGATGTACTATTCTCCTTCAAAAGACTCCTCGATCCCGCGACGGCATCGCCGAGATGGTGGGTCCTGAACCCGCTGGCCGGCGCCGGGGATTATCACCGTGGAGGAGTATTCGACGGGAGTTCCATCCTCGCTCCAGACGATTCAACGGTCGTGCTGATCCTGGATCACCCCGTCGCTCATTTCCTCAGCCTCCTTTCGATGCCGCCGGCCGGTATCGTCTGTGAGGAACAGGTCCGAGGCGCCGGGGTCGATTACGGCAGGGATCCCTGCGGTTCGGGGCCATGGAAGCTTTCCGCGTGGCGTGAAGGAGACGAGCTTGTTCTCGATCGAAATCTTCATTCATCTGAATATAACAGGGATGTCGAGGGAGTATCGTTTCGAATCATCCCCGAATCGATGACAAGGATCGCCGAATTCGAGACGGGCAGCCTCGATATCCTCGAAGTCCCCCGGGCTGAACTCGATATCTGGAGATCGGCCGGTATGAGGCTTCTCGAGAAAGAGGAACTGAGAGTCGTATATATCGGGTTGAACAATTGCATGTATCCCTTCAACGATGTAAGGGTGCGCCAGGCTCTCAACCACGCGATCGATGTGGAGACGATCATTGCCAGGGTCCTTTTCGGCGCGGCGAAGAGATCGTGCGGACCGGTGCCTCCAGGCTTAAAGGGAAATCCGCGAGATGAAGAGAGATACGCTTATGATCCTGACAAAGCAAGAGATCTGCTTTCCAGCGCCGGCCTTGAGGATGGATTCACGATGGAGATATGGCAGAGGGAGAACCCTGAAAGCGGGAGGATACTCGAATCTGTCCAGGGATACCTCTCAAGGGTGGGGATAGATGTGAAAATAGTGACCCGTGAATGGGGAGCTTTCAAGGAAGCAGTGGACAAGGGGACTCCTGACGCTTTCTATCTCGACTGGTTCGCCGATTACCCCGACAGGGAGAATTTTCTGACTCCTCTTTTCCATTCGGCGAACCGTGGCGGGGGAGGTAACAGGTCGGGATACGCGTCAATGGCGGTCGATTCACTCCTCTCCCTTGCCGTTCTGTGCGGGGATTACAGAGCGAGAAACGATATCTATCGGAGGGCGGAAAAAATGATATACGATGATGCCCCATGGATATTTCTCTGGTTCCCGGTAAGATACGAGGTCGTCTCATACAGGCTGGATCGCTACGAGATCCCGCTGATATTCACAAGCAGGCTTTTTCTCGAGACAAGGTTCAGGTAG
- a CDS encoding GWxTD domain-containing protein, which produces MMYYGKDNERSTAPRHAGLILLALSVFFHPGDLAGQMRMNSPDAPFELSISQRNDREKGILIRVNAAVDYRSLIFFRKTGFYQADLRVYLNIEDRENGEVRGEVWEESVAASSYMDTRSISLKASVKRDFPIEPGRYRVGVIIEMLGSSRKISREVDIRITGADDDAVRIENPVFSMPGRRGSDDSPPAGELRVSRCDTLSDNFIHLQDQSFLEFDSWIRVYLELLAPTSLDRGADCDISIKISDRGGRVKFYNTFPVDIEARSLVGLCTDINADELEIGSYDLSISAVIRETGIKTERNDSFDILLNRRLLGKDFPRLLELLSLVADDEDLESLRGAPASERLEQWNQFWRRRDTSPGTVVNEQLSEFLVRLKFALNTFSKSRPGWDTDMGRVYIRHGRPDRMLDRSGTSFNYGSEYQLWYYDRMSIVYIFRNTMHGGEYRLVETRYY; this is translated from the coding sequence ATGATGTATTACGGTAAGGATAACGAACGGTCCACGGCACCGCGGCACGCGGGGTTGATACTGCTCGCTTTATCTGTCTTTTTTCACCCGGGAGACCTGGCTGGGCAGATGAGGATGAATTCTCCCGATGCTCCCTTTGAACTGTCGATCAGCCAGAGGAATGACAGGGAAAAAGGGATCCTGATAAGAGTAAACGCAGCGGTCGACTATCGTTCACTGATATTTTTCAGAAAAACAGGTTTTTACCAGGCCGATTTAAGGGTCTATCTTAACATCGAGGACAGGGAAAACGGGGAGGTCCGGGGAGAGGTCTGGGAGGAATCGGTCGCCGCTTCTTCATATATGGATACCAGGTCGATCAGCCTCAAAGCGTCGGTCAAAAGGGATTTCCCGATAGAACCGGGAAGGTACAGGGTCGGAGTGATCATAGAGATGCTTGGCAGTTCGAGGAAGATCAGCAGGGAAGTCGATATCAGGATAACCGGGGCCGATGATGATGCGGTCCGGATCGAGAATCCGGTCTTCAGTATGCCCGGAAGGAGAGGTTCCGATGATTCTCCTCCGGCTGGAGAACTGCGTGTGTCGCGCTGCGACACCCTGAGCGACAACTTTATCCATCTCCAGGATCAGTCATTCCTGGAATTCGATTCATGGATCAGGGTATATCTCGAGCTCCTTGCCCCGACAAGCCTTGATCGCGGGGCAGATTGCGACATTTCGATCAAGATCTCGGACAGGGGTGGAAGGGTGAAGTTCTATAACACTTTTCCAGTAGATATCGAAGCGCGGTCCCTGGTCGGTCTCTGCACTGATATAAATGCAGATGAACTGGAGATCGGAAGTTACGATCTCTCGATCTCGGCGGTAATACGAGAGACGGGAATAAAGACTGAAAGAAACGACAGCTTTGACATACTGCTGAACAGAAGACTCCTCGGGAAGGATTTCCCCAGATTGCTGGAGCTGCTTTCTCTTGTGGCCGATGACGAGGATCTCGAATCCCTTCGGGGTGCCCCGGCCTCGGAGCGTCTCGAACAATGGAACCAGTTCTGGAGGAGGCGTGACACAAGTCCGGGGACGGTAGTGAATGAGCAGCTGAGCGAATTTCTCGTCAGGTTGAAATTCGCTCTGAATACATTTTCGAAGAGCAGGCCAGGATGGGATACTGATATGGGAAGGGTATATATACGCCACGGAAGACCCGACAGGATGCTCGATCGTTCAGGCACTTCCTTCAATTACGGGAGCGAATACCAGTTGTGGTATTATGACCGGATGAGTATCGTCTATATTTTCAGAAACACGATGCATGGAGGAGAATATCGTCTCGTTGAAACAAGGTATTACTAG
- a CDS encoding ABC transporter permease, with amino-acid sequence MSEKTSSFAPSKQKRKQVWLENFHQAIRVIRNHKMRSSLLIVGVAIGVTTVLAMVTVMSGLGERVREDIVSANRPYLFVSRFDPFGDSQDRRDMYRRKQFTADDAEAIEENCQSVDKVDLEIDPSGRMWVLRFEGERTNLIQVMGSSENFGSMFSIQVADGRFFTEFELEKSRRVVVLGYGPAKDLFPNRDPVGKQIKIGNHEYTVVGSMRSREHILGSIGDNFAVIPYTTFSKDLSGRFDDYQLGITIKEGYTLEEGDEEVTALLRARRKVPVGEKSDFHVTTSETFKEMLNNVTGSIGLILVVISSIGLMVGGIGVMNIMLISVTERTREVGIRMAMGARRNDIMQQFLIEAATLTGTGGLIGIFLGLLTARGVSNLIKFPYSVPFIWIVIAFVFSASIGIIFGIYPANRAARMDPIKALHYD; translated from the coding sequence ATGAGTGAAAAAACATCATCTTTCGCCCCCTCAAAGCAGAAACGCAAACAGGTCTGGCTTGAGAATTTTCATCAGGCGATAAGGGTGATACGTAATCACAAGATGCGGTCAAGCCTGCTTATCGTCGGAGTAGCGATCGGAGTCACTACGGTGCTCGCGATGGTGACGGTCATGTCGGGTCTGGGAGAGAGAGTGCGGGAGGATATCGTCTCGGCGAACAGGCCATATCTTTTCGTATCGAGGTTCGATCCGTTCGGAGATTCCCAGGACCGGCGCGATATGTACCGCAGAAAGCAGTTTACAGCCGATGATGCCGAAGCGATCGAGGAAAACTGCCAGAGCGTCGACAAGGTCGACCTTGAGATAGACCCCAGTGGAAGGATGTGGGTCCTGCGATTCGAGGGAGAGAGGACCAATCTGATCCAGGTGATGGGAAGCTCGGAGAACTTCGGGAGCATGTTCAGTATCCAGGTGGCTGACGGAAGGTTTTTTACCGAATTCGAGCTTGAAAAAAGCAGAAGGGTCGTAGTCCTCGGGTACGGGCCGGCAAAGGATCTTTTCCCGAACCGCGACCCGGTGGGAAAACAGATAAAGATAGGGAACCATGAATATACCGTGGTAGGTTCGATGAGATCGAGGGAACATATCCTGGGGAGCATCGGGGACAACTTCGCCGTTATACCATATACTACCTTCAGTAAGGACCTCTCCGGCAGGTTTGACGATTACCAGCTCGGTATTACTATCAAGGAAGGGTATACCCTTGAGGAGGGGGACGAGGAGGTCACCGCTCTTCTAAGAGCGAGAAGGAAAGTGCCGGTGGGGGAGAAAAGTGATTTTCACGTGACGACTTCCGAGACCTTCAAGGAGATGCTCAATAACGTGACCGGAAGCATAGGACTGATCCTTGTCGTCATATCATCGATCGGCCTTATGGTAGGGGGGATCGGCGTGATGAATATCATGCTGATCTCGGTGACGGAGAGGACCAGGGAAGTGGGGATAAGGATGGCGATGGGAGCGCGAAGAAACGATATAATGCAGCAATTTCTCATAGAAGCCGCTACTCTTACCGGCACCGGAGGTTTGATCGGGATCTTTCTCGGGTTGTTAACGGCCAGGGGTGTATCTAATCTGATCAAGTTCCCATATTCGGTACCTTTCATATGGATTGTGATCGCTTTTGTATTTTCCGCCTCGATAGGGATAATATTCGGCATCTATCCGGCAAACCGGGCTGCCAGGATGGACCCGATCAAAGCTCTTCATTACGACTAG
- a CDS encoding ABC transporter permease gives MLIFQGIRIAINALRENKLRTFLTLLGNIVGTMSVIAVVSLIGGVDNYVKEEVAGEGSNVFSIERVNFFEAITDLDAFLEALSRNKVIRLKDIDYLKERIPSAQYVGAAADANETVFARENEVDNVEIRGRSVEYSVIEKVDLYLGRHISHVEDETSAAVAVLGWDINIHLFKGLNPIGRKIKIGNKHFRVIGVLQDRGTMFGESRNRFVYIPIRTFLKKYGARNSISVKVKAADIGLLTQAVDEATMAMRIRHGLRPLEENDFSVITSQNLISLWEKISSSIFKALIFIVSIALVIGGVVLMNVMLVSVTERTREIGLRKALGARKSNIVWQFIVESITLSLVGGIFGILIGFTIAAIISIVSPLPYIIAPWSIVAGLVVTFLIGLVFGTYPANKAAKLDPVVALHHE, from the coding sequence ATGCTTATATTTCAGGGAATCAGGATCGCCATCAACGCCCTGCGCGAAAACAAACTGCGTACCTTTCTTACCCTGCTGGGAAATATTGTCGGTACTATGTCGGTAATAGCGGTGGTCTCTCTAATCGGCGGAGTCGATAACTATGTCAAGGAAGAGGTGGCGGGCGAGGGGAGTAATGTCTTTTCGATCGAGAGAGTGAATTTTTTTGAAGCGATAACCGACCTCGACGCTTTTCTCGAAGCTCTTTCGAGAAACAAGGTCATCAGGCTGAAAGATATCGATTATCTCAAGGAAAGGATCCCATCGGCCCAATATGTCGGCGCGGCGGCTGACGCGAATGAAACGGTATTCGCTCGCGAGAACGAGGTGGATAATGTCGAGATAAGAGGGCGATCGGTCGAATATTCAGTGATCGAGAAAGTCGATCTCTATCTCGGCAGGCATATATCGCACGTGGAGGATGAGACAAGCGCGGCGGTGGCGGTGCTTGGCTGGGATATAAACATTCATCTTTTCAAGGGCCTTAATCCGATCGGCAGGAAGATCAAGATCGGAAACAAGCATTTCAGGGTGATCGGAGTGCTTCAGGACCGTGGAACGATGTTCGGCGAATCAAGGAACAGGTTCGTTTACATACCTATCAGGACTTTCCTGAAAAAATATGGCGCGAGAAATTCGATAAGTGTCAAGGTCAAGGCGGCCGACATAGGTCTGCTTACCCAGGCAGTGGATGAAGCGACGATGGCGATGAGGATCAGGCATGGCCTAAGGCCGTTGGAAGAGAACGACTTCAGCGTTATAACATCACAGAATCTCATCTCTCTCTGGGAGAAGATATCATCTTCGATCTTCAAAGCCCTTATTTTTATTGTATCTATCGCCCTTGTCATCGGAGGAGTAGTCCTTATGAACGTCATGCTCGTTTCGGTGACGGAAAGGACCAGGGAGATCGGATTGAGGAAAGCCCTGGGGGCGAGAAAATCCAATATTGTCTGGCAGTTCATAGTTGAATCGATAACGCTTTCCCTTGTCGGTGGAATATTCGGGATACTTATCGGGTTCACGATAGCTGCGATAATATCTATAGTTTCTCCCCTTCCTTACATTATAGCTCCATGGTCGATCGTCGCCGGACTGGTCGTCACATTCCTGATCGGCCTGGTATTCGGGACTTATCCGGCGAACAAGGCTGCCAAGCTTGATCCGGTCGTCGCGCTCCACCATGAATAG